One part of the Lycium ferocissimum isolate CSIRO_LF1 chromosome 8, AGI_CSIRO_Lferr_CH_V1, whole genome shotgun sequence genome encodes these proteins:
- the LOC132067706 gene encoding transcription factor HHO2, whose protein sequence is MMINNHNNFTEKMERCQQYIDALEEERRKIQVFSRELPLCLELVTQAIETYKQQLSGTTTEYNLNAQSDECSDDEHTSSDVPVLEEFIPLKSTFSHEDEEEEDDDDNGSESHKSKNTSNNSTISKDNKNKKSDWLRSVQLWNQTSDPTQNEEITPKKVSIVEVKKNGSGGAFHPFKKDKIAAAATEPPVSGVVTAAAASSTAENGGGSKKEDKDGQRKQRRCWSPELHRRFLQALQQLGGSHVATPKQIRELMKVDGLTNDEVKSHLQKYRLHTRRPSPSSIHNNSHQQPPQFVVVGGIWVPPPEYSAMTTAAPTASGEASGVANSNGIYAPIASLPKGPLHDHASGGTLKQLRQQNNEASGSEERGSHSHSDGGGVHSNSPATSSSTHTTTASPAY, encoded by the exons ATGAtgatcaacaaccacaacaatttcACAGAGAAAATGGAGAGATGTCAACAATATATTGATGCTTTAGAAGAAGAACGTAGAAAGATTCAAGTTTTCTCTAGAGAACTTCCCCTTTGTCTTGAGCTAGTCACTCAAG CTATTGAAACGTACAAGCAACAGTTATCTGGGACAACAACTGAGTACAACCTTAATGCACAATCTGATGAATGTTCTGATGATGAGCACACATCTAGTGATGTTCCTGTTTTGGAAGAATTTATTCCATTAAAAAGTACATTTTCtcatgaagatgaagaagaagaagatgatgatgataatggaaGTGAATCTCATAAATCAAAAAATACTAGTAATAATTCCACTATTTCTAAGGacaacaagaataaaaaatcTGATTGGCTTAGATCTGTTCAGCTCTGGAATCAAACTTCAGATCCCACTCAAAATGAG GAAATAACACCTAAAAAGGTGTCTATTGTGGAGGTGAAGAAAAATGGGAGTGGAGGAGCATTTCATCCATTCAAGAAAGATAAAATTGCTGCCGCTGCCACGGAACCGCCAGTGTCTGGTGTTGTTACGGCGGCGGCAGCCAGTTCCACCGCCGAGAACGGCGGGGGAAGTAAGAAAGAAGATAAAGATGgacaaagaaaacaaagaaggtGTTGGTCACCTGAATTACATAGAAGATTTTTACAAGCCTTACAACAACTTGGTGGCTCACATG TTGCTACACCAAAACAAATTAGGGAGTTGATGAAGGTGGATGGACTCACTAATGATGAAGTTAAAAGTCATTTACAG aAATATCGATTACACACGAGAAGACCTAGCCCTTCATCGATTCACAACAACAGCCACCAACAGCCACCACAATTCGTGGTCGTCGGAGGAATATGGGTTCCGCCACCAGAATACTCCGCCATGACCACCGCAGCACCGACCGCCTCGGGCGAAGCATCGGGAGTTGCCAACTCAAATGGAATATATGCACCAATTGCCAGCCTACCAAAGGGTCCCTTGCATGATCATGCATCAGGTGGAACCCTAAAACAATTAAGGCAGCAAAATAACGAGGCCTCGGGCTCGGAGGAGCGTGGCAGCCACAGCCACAGTGACGGTGGTGGCGTACATTCTAATTCTCCGGCAACTTCTTCATCTACACATACCACCACTGCTTCACCAGCTTACTAA